One region of Natronolimnobius baerhuensis genomic DNA includes:
- a CDS encoding DUF7093 family protein, translating into MVLRCSLLGHDYGDPDIEREREERGSEVVVTVQEYEECTRCGDRNVISENTEVTSLSMADDSLESPSTADQPAEPANARTDSSIDSTPDEGTDAVFIDNDAAAPDDETNGGEAGESDTSAETAETPAADAEGADTDGDYPTDENGEPITDDGEILEDTPDDEPDSPRERNRERGEWPDTDDVGPPVGAENDSTAWPDSDNEPVDDDAVVLENDSSTLEDADASEADMDTDADPASATETATDTAADDESVSISDLAAGRKSAAVAGGDSESPAQSAQSDTAPVTDVGIERATDAPVPAEDTGPSSDEPMEYYCPRCEFVAAETRASLRAGDICPDCRKGYLGERPHR; encoded by the coding sequence ATGGTCCTGCGATGTTCGCTGCTCGGTCACGATTATGGTGACCCCGACATTGAACGCGAACGCGAAGAACGAGGCAGCGAGGTAGTCGTTACTGTCCAGGAGTACGAAGAGTGTACTCGCTGCGGTGATCGTAACGTCATCAGTGAGAACACCGAAGTCACGAGTCTCTCGATGGCTGACGACTCCCTCGAGTCGCCCTCCACAGCCGACCAACCGGCTGAACCCGCGAACGCACGAACCGATTCATCCATCGATTCGACGCCCGACGAGGGTACGGATGCAGTATTTATTGACAACGACGCAGCCGCGCCCGACGACGAAACCAATGGCGGCGAGGCTGGCGAGTCCGACACCTCGGCGGAGACAGCCGAGACGCCAGCAGCCGATGCTGAGGGTGCCGACACGGACGGGGACTACCCAACCGACGAAAACGGTGAGCCGATCACCGACGACGGGGAAATCCTCGAGGATACGCCCGATGACGAGCCCGACTCTCCCCGCGAGCGCAACCGTGAGCGCGGCGAGTGGCCTGACACTGACGACGTCGGCCCGCCAGTCGGTGCTGAAAACGATTCGACTGCCTGGCCGGACTCCGACAACGAGCCAGTCGACGACGATGCCGTTGTCCTTGAGAACGACTCCTCGACGCTCGAGGACGCCGATGCCAGTGAGGCTGACATGGACACGGACGCCGACCCAGCGTCTGCGACTGAGACGGCCACCGACACGGCTGCCGATGACGAGTCGGTGTCAATTAGTGATCTTGCCGCAGGGCGCAAGAGCGCTGCAGTCGCTGGTGGAGACTCAGAGTCCCCAGCACAGTCGGCTCAGTCCGACACAGCGCCCGTGACGGATGTCGGGATCGAACGCGCCACCGACGCGCCTGTTCCTGCTGAAGATACTGGTCCCTCGAGTGACGAGCCGATGGAGTACTACTGTCCGCGATGTGAGTTTGTCGCCGCCGAAACACGGGCGTCCCTGCGTGCGGGCGATATCTGTCCCGACTGTCGTAAGGGCTACCTCGGGGAACGCCCGCATCGGTAG
- a CDS encoding DUF6432 family protein, producing MRAKREFRNRDGTEVAVLDELVDRADDGMTVLEIRAAVETDIDGLEEALSRLKSDGLIDVEQDGQQTVIKPNDRVVPDDPVDEETDESLVERLRDRFGL from the coding sequence ATGAGAGCCAAGCGGGAGTTCCGAAATCGAGACGGAACGGAGGTTGCGGTACTCGACGAACTCGTCGACCGTGCCGACGACGGCATGACCGTCCTCGAGATTCGGGCCGCCGTCGAGACGGACATCGACGGGCTGGAGGAGGCGCTCTCGAGGCTCAAATCCGATGGCCTGATCGATGTCGAACAGGACGGCCAGCAGACGGTAATCAAACCGAACGACCGCGTCGTCCCGGATGATCCAGTCGACGAGGAGACAGACGAGTCACTCGTCGAACGTCTTCGTGACCGATTCGGGCTGTAA
- the ygfZ gene encoding CAF17-like 4Fe-4S cluster assembly/insertion protein YgfZ, whose translation MSVIESVHEAHGATFGKRDDRTVVEHFGRPERTHRAVRNGVGLLEMAYGVIVVEGEDRLEYVDNVVSNRVPNEDGQGCYALVLDPQGGIETDLYIYNAGERLLLFTPPTNADPLAEEWAEKVFIQDVEISVATDEYAVFGIHGPKATEKVASVLTGAGSPDERYSFVRGSMGDEGVTVIRTDALTGEESYEVICAAADADGVYDTLLNHGINAAPFGYQTWDTLTLEAGSPLFGTELEGTVPNVLGLRNALDFEKGCYVGQEVVSRVENRGQPSRRLVGLRLESDGDSKDRTIPESGAAVFDGDASVGEVTRAGESPLLEQRVALAVVDYSLESDALTVRVDGEEVPATCSELPFYEGSDQSDRLPAYL comes from the coding sequence ATGAGCGTCATCGAGTCCGTCCACGAAGCCCACGGTGCGACGTTCGGGAAGCGTGACGACCGAACCGTCGTCGAGCATTTCGGCCGTCCAGAGCGAACGCATCGCGCGGTTCGAAACGGTGTTGGCCTCCTCGAGATGGCCTACGGCGTTATTGTCGTCGAAGGCGAGGACCGCCTCGAGTACGTCGATAACGTCGTCTCGAATCGCGTGCCGAACGAGGACGGACAGGGCTGTTACGCACTGGTGCTCGATCCACAGGGTGGGATCGAGACGGACCTCTACATCTACAACGCCGGCGAGCGACTGCTGCTCTTTACGCCCCCGACGAACGCGGACCCGCTGGCTGAGGAGTGGGCCGAGAAGGTGTTCATCCAGGACGTCGAGATCAGCGTCGCGACCGACGAGTACGCCGTCTTCGGGATACACGGTCCGAAGGCAACCGAGAAAGTCGCAAGCGTGCTCACCGGCGCTGGCTCGCCCGACGAGCGCTACTCGTTCGTCCGCGGGTCGATGGGCGACGAGGGCGTCACCGTCATTCGAACGGACGCACTCACCGGCGAGGAAAGCTACGAGGTGATCTGTGCCGCCGCCGACGCCGACGGCGTCTACGACACGCTGCTCAATCACGGCATCAACGCCGCCCCCTTTGGCTACCAGACCTGGGACACACTCACGCTCGAGGCCGGCTCACCCCTCTTTGGAACCGAACTCGAGGGGACGGTTCCGAACGTCCTCGGCCTCCGGAACGCGCTGGACTTCGAGAAAGGCTGTTACGTCGGCCAGGAAGTTGTCTCCCGCGTCGAGAACCGCGGCCAGCCGAGTCGGCGACTGGTTGGACTCCGCCTCGAGTCGGACGGGGACTCCAAGGATCGAACAATCCCTGAGTCAGGCGCAGCCGTCTTCGACGGCGATGCCTCAGTCGGCGAGGTTACTCGCGCGGGCGAGAGCCCGCTGCTCGAGCAGCGAGTCGCACTGGCGGTCGTCGACTACAGCCTCGAGAGCGACGCGCTGACGGTTCGTGTCGACGGCGAAGAAGTGCCCGCAACATGCAGTGAACTGCCCTTCTATGAGGGGTCGGACCAGTCGGATCGACTGCCGGCGTATCTGTAG
- a CDS encoding C45 family autoproteolytic acyltransferase/hydolase — MDELAVDSDPVALDELVADDPGFTDQARCRATLERDVVEWAIDELESLIDERGVDLDPLLEYARRSRQSLPDRHDRAYEAMADVFDVDPSVYEAYVFAFSELCEELADNGCSEKSPRGCTNALVARSTVDLESASGPLVLKNRDIAGRGVRPKAIVEQPPIDGYYGFLTVDTCGTISIFKGVNDQGLVAANTYIDSERDDIDPENQLRNGTIIRMLLEETATVAEARTLLESYPTRQLMGQTLFLADETDACVLEIDPVTEQMTVDEGPISTRTNHFVHADSTETASSTMRRKRAQGLLTGRGRLERDDLWALARDHENGPGDDSICRHPEPGLTKHSFGQLTTASAALFEGGSPKLEVTLGTPCDGEPTRCAFGEEIPGALRTGQQWFEWRRKNESAPPADAVSGS, encoded by the coding sequence ATGGACGAGTTAGCCGTCGATTCTGACCCGGTTGCACTCGATGAGTTGGTCGCCGATGACCCTGGATTCACTGATCAGGCACGCTGTCGTGCCACGCTCGAGCGCGATGTCGTCGAGTGGGCAATCGACGAACTCGAGTCCCTGATCGACGAGCGCGGCGTTGACCTCGACCCACTGCTCGAGTACGCTCGGCGCAGTCGTCAGAGTCTCCCCGACCGACACGACCGCGCGTACGAAGCGATGGCAGACGTCTTCGACGTCGATCCGTCGGTCTACGAGGCCTACGTGTTCGCGTTCTCGGAACTCTGTGAGGAACTGGCAGACAACGGCTGTTCGGAGAAAAGCCCTCGTGGCTGTACGAACGCGCTAGTCGCGCGCTCGACCGTCGATCTCGAGAGTGCAAGCGGTCCGCTGGTGCTCAAGAATCGAGACATTGCCGGTCGTGGCGTTCGTCCGAAGGCAATCGTCGAGCAGCCGCCGATTGACGGCTACTACGGCTTTCTGACGGTCGATACCTGCGGCACGATTTCGATCTTCAAGGGCGTCAACGATCAGGGACTCGTCGCGGCAAACACCTACATCGACAGCGAGCGAGACGACATAGATCCTGAGAACCAACTGCGAAACGGAACAATCATCCGCATGCTATTAGAGGAAACAGCCACCGTCGCCGAGGCACGGACACTCCTCGAGTCCTATCCGACGCGCCAGTTGATGGGCCAGACGCTGTTTCTTGCCGACGAGACAGATGCGTGCGTGCTCGAGATCGATCCGGTTACCGAACAGATGACGGTCGATGAGGGGCCGATCAGTACGCGGACAAATCATTTTGTACACGCAGACTCGACGGAGACAGCGAGTTCGACGATGCGCCGAAAGCGAGCACAGGGCCTACTCACAGGTCGTGGCCGACTCGAGCGAGACGACCTCTGGGCACTCGCTCGGGATCACGAAAATGGGCCTGGCGATGACTCGATTTGTCGCCATCCAGAACCCGGCCTCACCAAGCATTCGTTCGGTCAACTGACGACGGCGAGTGCAGCGCTGTTCGAGGGCGGATCGCCGAAACTCGAGGTCACCCTGGGGACGCCCTGTGATGGCGAGCCAACACGCTGTGCGTTCGGCGAGGAAATTCCAGGCGCACTTCGAACTGGGCAACAGTGGTTCGAGTGGCGACGTAAAAACGAGTCAGCACCGCCAGCTGACGCAGTCAGTGGCTCGTAG
- a CDS encoding DUF5611 family protein: MKEYKMRRGEYLEERIPDMEATVEDYFGPITETQEFKGSDLFVIGEPDNPVFEKIVAGTVEYSGKKDKLGVEFHERDPTELGPDELEAAGEAVDAKNDFLLEATGRDAKARRDSLKRSVEDDPDHDVDA; this comes from the coding sequence ATGAAGGAGTACAAGATGCGCCGCGGTGAGTACCTCGAGGAGCGAATCCCTGATATGGAGGCAACTGTTGAGGACTATTTCGGACCGATTACGGAAACACAGGAGTTCAAAGGCAGTGACCTCTTCGTCATTGGCGAACCCGACAACCCCGTCTTCGAGAAAATCGTCGCAGGCACCGTCGAATACTCCGGCAAGAAGGACAAACTCGGCGTCGAGTTCCACGAACGCGATCCAACCGAACTCGGACCCGACGAACTCGAGGCCGCTGGTGAGGCCGTCGACGCGAAAAACGACTTTTTACTCGAGGCGACCGGTCGAGACGCCAAAGCGCGCCGTGACTCGCTGAAGCGATCCGTCGAGGACGACCCGGATCACGACGTCGACGCGTAA
- a CDS encoding site-2 protease family protein has translation MEYGVFTFVSVPELFGSELLTWAVIGLALYWLGVIALRQADLLPSFVGTQGPILTFHTKRGRDFLDWAAGPKRFWRAWANLGIGIAVIVMVAMFGFLLLAAVGALTSPQPTTVQQPRNVLVIPGVNDFLPLSATPGIVFGLLVGLVVHEGGHGLLCRVEDIDINSMGVVMLAVLPIGAFVEPDQESSKDASRGGQTRMFAAGVTNNFAITILVFALLFGPIAGAIAVAPGAAIGGVAPDSPAADAGIEPNDRITAINGDAVDDNDALAGMIETAEGDQVTVELNEERTVDVDRSLLVTAAIETEMTGLEIGDVIVSVNGQEVATEDEFLAAVGDDERATLEVSPVDGDGETDEREVPIGALVQVAEDGPLEAAGAPVDEYMIVTEFGGEQVQSHAELTDLLGETDPGDEVTFGGTLNGEAVEYDVTLGERSQSTGGGTAGFYGVPGISGISAETLGLELYPAEMYLGVLGGDTDEGFGTITDSFLGKIGVALFLPIASLLEVLPYNFAGFTGGVENFYETQGPLSALGDWPVFAIANMLFWTGWINVQLGFFNCIPAFPLDGGHILRTSTEAIMSRLPLEATRGMVRIVTTTVGLTMLISFLAMLFAPGLLAG, from the coding sequence ATGGAATACGGCGTGTTTACGTTCGTCTCGGTGCCTGAACTGTTCGGCTCCGAGTTACTTACCTGGGCCGTCATCGGACTGGCACTCTACTGGCTCGGGGTTATTGCGCTCAGACAGGCGGATCTTCTCCCCTCATTCGTCGGGACGCAGGGGCCGATTCTGACGTTCCACACGAAACGTGGGCGGGACTTTCTCGACTGGGCCGCTGGCCCGAAACGGTTCTGGCGAGCCTGGGCGAATCTCGGTATCGGCATCGCTGTCATCGTGATGGTCGCAATGTTCGGTTTCCTCCTGCTTGCCGCCGTCGGCGCACTGACCTCTCCGCAGCCGACGACCGTCCAGCAGCCACGGAACGTCCTCGTCATCCCCGGCGTCAACGACTTTCTGCCGCTCTCTGCGACGCCCGGCATCGTCTTCGGACTCCTCGTCGGTCTCGTCGTCCACGAGGGCGGCCACGGCCTGCTCTGTCGTGTCGAAGACATCGACATCAACTCGATGGGCGTCGTCATGCTCGCGGTCCTTCCGATTGGCGCGTTCGTCGAACCTGACCAGGAAAGCAGTAAAGACGCCTCTCGAGGCGGACAGACCCGGATGTTCGCCGCCGGCGTCACGAACAACTTCGCGATCACGATACTCGTGTTCGCCTTGCTGTTTGGTCCCATTGCCGGCGCGATTGCGGTCGCGCCCGGAGCCGCCATCGGCGGTGTCGCTCCCGACTCACCCGCTGCGGACGCCGGTATCGAACCAAACGACCGGATCACCGCGATCAACGGCGACGCAGTCGACGACAACGACGCGCTCGCAGGCATGATCGAAACGGCCGAGGGCGATCAGGTCACTGTCGAACTCAACGAGGAACGGACCGTCGACGTTGATCGCTCCTTGCTCGTCACCGCCGCAATCGAGACCGAGATGACCGGCCTCGAGATCGGTGACGTCATCGTCTCCGTCAACGGCCAGGAAGTCGCAACCGAAGACGAGTTCCTCGCGGCCGTCGGCGACGACGAGCGGGCAACGCTCGAGGTTTCCCCGGTCGATGGTGACGGGGAGACTGACGAGCGTGAGGTCCCAATCGGTGCGCTCGTTCAGGTCGCCGAAGATGGGCCACTCGAGGCTGCAGGTGCGCCGGTCGACGAATACATGATCGTCACTGAATTCGGCGGCGAGCAGGTCCAATCACACGCTGAGTTGACGGACCTGCTCGGCGAGACCGACCCCGGTGACGAGGTGACGTTCGGTGGCACCCTCAACGGCGAGGCGGTCGAATACGATGTCACGCTCGGCGAGCGCAGCCAGTCAACCGGCGGCGGCACGGCCGGGTTCTACGGCGTGCCAGGCATCTCCGGGATTTCGGCGGAGACGCTTGGCCTCGAGTTGTACCCTGCTGAGATGTACCTCGGCGTCCTCGGCGGCGACACCGACGAAGGCTTCGGCACGATCACTGACTCGTTCCTCGGGAAGATCGGTGTCGCGCTCTTCTTGCCAATCGCCAGTCTGCTCGAGGTCTTGCCGTACAACTTCGCGGGCTTTACCGGCGGCGTCGAGAACTTCTACGAGACACAGGGGCCGCTGTCGGCACTCGGCGACTGGCCGGTGTTTGCTATCGCGAACATGCTGTTCTGGACCGGCTGGATCAACGTCCAACTCGGCTTCTTTAACTGCATTCCAGCGTTCCCACTCGATGGCGGGCACATCCTCCGGACAAGTACGGAAGCGATCATGTCCAGACTGCCACTCGAGGCGACGCGCGGAATGGTCCGCATCGTCACGACGACCGTCGGCCTGACGATGCTCATTAGCTTCCTGGCGATGCTGTTCGCGCCGGGACTGCTCGCAGGCTAG
- a CDS encoding PadR family transcriptional regulator: MRKSGPPKGLIAYLVLELLEEKPRYGYEILKEIREISGGHWEPSYGSVYPILYKFEDNGWAARIDREDEPDRKYFELTDDGYEELEERRERGTEKAKDFADVILGFFHVYAAFSTDERFEIPETDDEWRFDETFSQWIVEQVVRHHEHYFETDFERIESTPEEFYERYGIDEDD; the protein is encoded by the coding sequence ATGCGGAAAAGTGGGCCGCCGAAAGGACTTATCGCCTATCTCGTCCTCGAGTTGCTCGAGGAAAAGCCACGATACGGCTACGAGATACTCAAGGAAATCCGCGAGATCAGTGGGGGACACTGGGAGCCATCCTACGGGTCGGTGTACCCGATTCTCTACAAGTTCGAGGACAACGGATGGGCAGCACGGATCGACCGCGAAGACGAACCGGATCGGAAATACTTCGAACTGACCGACGACGGCTACGAGGAACTCGAGGAGCGACGCGAACGGGGCACGGAGAAAGCCAAGGACTTCGCCGACGTCATTCTCGGCTTTTTCCACGTCTACGCGGCGTTTTCGACCGACGAACGTTTCGAGATCCCGGAGACAGACGACGAGTGGCGCTTCGACGAGACGTTCAGTCAGTGGATTGTCGAACAGGTCGTTCGCCACCACGAACACTACTTCGAGACCGATTTCGAGCGCATCGAGTCGACGCCCGAGGAGTTTTACGAACGGTACGGCATCGACGAGGACGACTAG
- a CDS encoding heme-binding protein, translated as MERRQPPQTEEGWYVLHDFRSIDWDAWRDAPDHRRSQAIDEGIDYLTAAERVDDAEEGDSATFSVLGHKADLLVLHLRPTLADIDALERSFEHTALAAFTEREDSYLSVTEVSGYMSQEYFEEGEEVEDTGMKRYIETRIKPSIPDSEFMSFYPMDKRRTAEDNWYDLPFDERAEHLSSHGEIGKQYAGRVTQIISGSIGLDDYEWGVTLFGNDPTDVKDLLYEMRFDPSTSRYAEFGQFISARRFPPENLGAFLAGEPVPQEGSSSAHGHGDHHHGDSESGGHHHGGSDGDSGHHHGGDDESGDDDSVRTELEDLGVYAGQPHGEDIHAVVLYSAADPDELYDEIEGLRSNFDHYDTHVKTAIYESTGDGEDAETGIVSLWETERAANTAAGFLADLPDVVRQAGDDEDDSWGTMGMFYTVKPEHRGDFLGTFEEAGKLLAEMDGHRKTDLLANREDENDMFIASRWDSREDAMQFFRSDEFAETVEWGRDVLADRPRHVFLSSGQD; from the coding sequence ATGGAACGACGGCAGCCACCACAGACTGAAGAGGGTTGGTACGTCCTGCACGACTTCCGGTCGATTGACTGGGACGCCTGGCGCGACGCACCGGACCACCGGCGCTCGCAGGCGATTGACGAGGGAATCGACTACCTCACAGCCGCCGAGCGCGTCGACGACGCCGAGGAAGGCGACTCCGCGACGTTCTCCGTCCTCGGACACAAAGCCGACCTGCTCGTTCTCCACCTGCGGCCGACACTCGCCGATATCGACGCCCTCGAGCGTAGTTTCGAGCACACGGCGCTTGCCGCGTTCACCGAGCGCGAGGACTCGTATCTCTCGGTGACCGAAGTGTCGGGCTACATGTCCCAGGAGTACTTCGAGGAGGGCGAGGAGGTCGAAGACACCGGGATGAAACGCTATATCGAAACCCGAATCAAGCCCTCGATTCCGGACAGCGAGTTCATGAGTTTCTACCCGATGGACAAACGCCGCACCGCCGAGGACAACTGGTACGATCTGCCCTTCGACGAGCGCGCCGAGCACCTCTCGAGTCACGGCGAAATCGGCAAGCAGTACGCGGGTCGAGTCACCCAGATCATCTCCGGCAGCATCGGACTCGACGACTACGAGTGGGGCGTGACGCTCTTTGGCAACGACCCCACGGATGTCAAAGACCTCCTCTATGAGATGCGATTCGATCCGTCGACCTCGCGCTACGCCGAATTCGGCCAGTTCATCTCCGCCCGACGGTTCCCACCCGAAAACCTCGGCGCGTTCCTCGCCGGCGAGCCTGTTCCACAGGAGGGGTCCTCGAGTGCCCACGGCCACGGCGACCATCACCACGGCGACAGCGAGTCGGGTGGGCACCACCACGGCGGAAGCGACGGCGACAGCGGCCACCATCACGGCGGGGACGATGAGAGCGGCGACGACGACAGCGTCCGCACCGAACTCGAGGATCTCGGCGTCTATGCGGGCCAGCCACACGGCGAGGATATCCACGCCGTTGTGTTGTACTCAGCCGCGGATCCAGACGAGTTGTACGACGAAATCGAGGGATTGCGAAGCAACTTCGATCACTACGATACGCACGTGAAAACGGCGATCTACGAGTCGACCGGCGACGGCGAGGATGCCGAAACCGGGATCGTCAGTCTCTGGGAGACCGAACGCGCGGCCAACACCGCAGCGGGTTTCCTCGCTGACCTGCCCGACGTCGTCCGCCAGGCCGGCGACGACGAGGACGATTCGTGGGGGACGATGGGGATGTTCTACACCGTCAAACCCGAACATCGCGGCGACTTCCTCGGCACGTTTGAAGAGGCTGGCAAACTGCTCGCGGAGATGGACGGCCATCGAAAGACCGACCTCCTCGCCAACCGCGAGGACGAAAACGACATGTTCATCGCCAGCCGCTGGGACTCGCGCGAAGACGCCATGCAGTTCTTCCGCAGTGATGAATTCGCCGAAACCGTCGAGTGGGGCCGTGACGTCCTCGCAGACCGACCCCGACACGTCTTCCTCTCGAGCGGGCAGGACTAA
- the pyrH gene encoding UMP kinase translates to MKVVVSIGGSVLVPEPSGARVAEHADVIEELVADGCRVGAVVGGGGVAREYISAARDLGANEIELDQLGIDVTRLNARLLIAALGEDAVTAPATTYDEAGEALRRSDISVMGGVAPAQTTDAVGAALAEYVDADLLVYATSVPGVYSDDPNETDDATKYDRLAANDLVDVIAGLEMNAGASAPVDLLAAKIIERSGMRTIVLDGTDPDRIARAVRYGDHDGTDVIPDGVGEEPTYWASHEDDQ, encoded by the coding sequence ATGAAAGTGGTCGTCTCTATCGGTGGCAGCGTGCTCGTGCCCGAGCCGAGTGGCGCGCGGGTGGCCGAACACGCTGACGTTATCGAGGAACTGGTCGCGGATGGCTGTCGCGTCGGTGCCGTCGTTGGGGGCGGCGGCGTCGCACGCGAGTACATCAGCGCCGCACGCGATCTCGGCGCGAACGAGATCGAACTCGACCAGTTGGGCATCGACGTGACGCGACTGAACGCCCGACTGCTCATCGCCGCCCTCGGCGAGGACGCCGTCACCGCGCCGGCGACGACCTACGACGAGGCCGGTGAAGCACTCCGCCGAAGCGATATTTCGGTCATGGGCGGTGTCGCGCCGGCCCAGACGACCGACGCCGTCGGTGCCGCACTCGCAGAGTACGTCGACGCCGACTTGCTCGTCTACGCGACGAGCGTTCCCGGCGTCTACAGCGACGATCCCAACGAAACTGACGACGCGACGAAGTACGACCGCCTCGCGGCGAACGACCTCGTCGACGTGATTGCCGGCCTCGAGATGAACGCGGGAGCCTCCGCCCCCGTCGACTTGCTGGCCGCCAAAATCATCGAGCGCTCGGGAATGCGTACAATCGTCCTCGACGGCACTGACCCCGACCGAATCGCTCGAGCGGTTCGCTACGGCGACCACGACGGCACGGACGTGATTCCGGACGGCGTCGGCGAAGAACCGACCTACTGGGCGAGCCACGAAGACGACCAATGA
- the lysS gene encoding lysine--tRNA ligase, which yields MSADEPDTEVPEVPDEYSPYTLQHDDGDEQHAFWADTVADQIEARDPDEPIVVKGGISPSGVPHLGNVNEIMRGYFVAEVLRERGHEVRQVFTADDRDPLRGLPRTLCDLEGNLVDLGDVDAGALGRNLGSPYTDIPDPFGCCDSYGDHFSTIIADSADAVDVPIELLSNTELYESCALEEVTRSVLENRKRAREVLSKYQDTVDADGEYVPFNPICEECGKVTETVTSVDLESEPATVDYECTDMDAGDQTISGCGHEGTATLREGKLPWRFEWPAQWQELGVDFEPFGKDHAEGSWPSGQDIARNVFENEPPVPMVYEWFTLDGEPFSSSAGNVILVSDVLELLEPEVLRYFFAKDPSKARDFSIERLDQLVDEFDRLESIYFDEIEGSEDEQAFAERVYPFVVDEPRAERIRLPYTFAAVLGMTDDPDLREEIARREGHIPEGAPEWAVEGALERVEQARNWARRTENEFDYELKRSEIPDHDFDEATEAALADLADFIEAGNDAEEIQGEIYEAARRHDVDVGDFFSAGYRLFFDEEQGPKLGPFLAKVDQSFVVGRLRREQ from the coding sequence ATGAGCGCGGACGAGCCAGACACCGAGGTCCCCGAGGTGCCGGACGAATACAGCCCGTATACGCTCCAACACGACGACGGCGACGAACAACACGCCTTCTGGGCGGATACGGTCGCAGATCAGATCGAAGCGCGCGACCCCGACGAGCCAATCGTCGTCAAAGGCGGCATCTCCCCGTCCGGCGTTCCCCACTTGGGCAACGTCAACGAGATCATGCGCGGCTACTTTGTCGCCGAAGTGCTTCGCGAGCGCGGCCACGAGGTCCGCCAGGTCTTTACCGCCGACGACCGCGACCCGCTGCGCGGACTGCCCCGCACTCTCTGTGATCTCGAGGGCAATCTCGTCGATCTGGGCGATGTCGATGCGGGCGCGCTCGGGCGCAACCTCGGCTCGCCGTACACCGACATTCCGGATCCCTTCGGCTGCTGTGACTCCTACGGCGACCACTTCTCGACGATCATCGCGGACAGTGCCGACGCTGTCGACGTGCCAATCGAACTGCTCTCGAACACGGAACTGTACGAATCGTGCGCCCTCGAGGAGGTTACCCGATCCGTCCTCGAGAATCGCAAGCGCGCACGCGAAGTCCTCTCGAAGTATCAGGACACCGTCGACGCTGACGGCGAGTACGTGCCGTTCAACCCGATCTGCGAGGAGTGTGGGAAGGTTACGGAGACGGTCACGAGCGTCGACCTCGAGAGCGAACCCGCGACGGTCGACTACGAGTGTACTGACATGGACGCCGGCGACCAGACGATCAGCGGCTGTGGCCACGAGGGCACCGCGACGCTACGCGAGGGAAAACTTCCGTGGCGCTTCGAGTGGCCCGCCCAGTGGCAGGAACTCGGCGTCGACTTCGAGCCCTTCGGCAAGGACCACGCCGAAGGCTCCTGGCCGAGCGGGCAAGACATCGCCCGCAACGTCTTCGAGAACGAGCCACCCGTCCCGATGGTCTACGAGTGGTTCACCCTCGATGGCGAGCCCTTCTCCTCGTCGGCCGGCAACGTCATCCTCGTCTCGGACGTCCTCGAGTTGTTAGAGCCCGAGGTTCTGCGATACTTCTTCGCGAAAGACCCCTCGAAGGCACGGGATTTCAGCATCGAACGCCTCGATCAACTGGTCGACGAGTTCGACCGCCTCGAGTCGATCTACTTCGACGAGATCGAGGGCAGTGAGGACGAACAGGCGTTCGCGGAGCGTGTCTACCCATTCGTGGTGGATGAACCGCGTGCAGAGCGGATTCGACTCCCCTACACCTTTGCCGCCGTGCTGGGCATGACCGACGACCCGGATCTGCGCGAAGAAATCGCCCGGCGCGAGGGTCACATTCCTGAGGGCGCCCCCGAATGGGCGGTTGAAGGTGCGCTCGAGCGGGTCGAACAGGCCAGAAACTGGGCTCGTCGGACCGAAAACGAGTTCGACTACGAACTCAAGCGCTCCGAGATTCCGGATCACGACTTCGACGAGGCAACCGAAGCCGCACTCGCAGACCTCGCGGACTTCATCGAGGCTGGCAACGACGCCGAGGAGATTCAAGGCGAGATCTACGAGGCAGCCAGACGTCACGACGTCGACGTCGGCGATTTCTTCAGCGCCGGCTACCGGCTCTTTTTCGACGAAGAGCAAGGGCCGAAACTCGGCCCGTTCCTCGCGAAAGTCGACCAGTCGTTCGTCGTCGGACGGCTTCGGCGCGAACAGTAG